A single genomic interval of Stieleria maiorica harbors:
- a CDS encoding beta-ketoacyl-[acyl-carrier-protein] synthase family protein, which produces MQGDQQHRRRVVVTGIGMVNPMGHDVDTVWSGLKAGKSGVAYTTLFDASGFPTKISAEVKNWELAEEDLPPGRPETLGRHTKFAIGAARQAVADSGVSDTITDPTRFGVYLGSGEGNQDFNTFSQMMAAALAGGDFDASKFIARGLELLNPASELEQEPNMPAAHLATLLNAQGPNMNCLTACAASSQAVGEATEMIRRGDADVMLAGGTHSMIHPFGVTGFNLLTALSESNDEPTKASRPFDRLRNGFVLGEGAAMVILEDLDRAKARGATIYGEIAGYGTTADAYRITDIPPDGHGGIAAMRMAIADAGLKPADICYVNAHGTSTTVNDKVESLACHEVFGEHAAKVPVSSTKSMMGHLIAAAGVTEMIVCLLAMRDSILPPTINYENPDPACDLDYVPNEARPADVKYALNNSFGFGGQNVTLCLSRDV; this is translated from the coding sequence ATGCAAGGTGATCAGCAACATCGCCGTCGCGTCGTCGTAACCGGGATCGGAATGGTCAACCCGATGGGCCATGACGTCGACACGGTTTGGTCGGGGCTCAAGGCGGGCAAGAGCGGCGTCGCCTACACGACCCTGTTCGACGCCAGCGGTTTTCCGACCAAGATCAGTGCCGAGGTCAAGAACTGGGAGCTGGCCGAAGAAGATCTGCCGCCCGGTCGCCCGGAAACACTCGGTCGACACACGAAATTCGCCATCGGCGCGGCCCGGCAAGCCGTGGCCGATAGCGGTGTGAGCGACACCATCACCGATCCGACGCGTTTCGGCGTCTACTTGGGCAGCGGCGAAGGCAACCAGGACTTCAACACGTTCAGTCAAATGATGGCCGCCGCGCTCGCCGGTGGCGACTTCGACGCGTCCAAGTTCATCGCACGTGGATTGGAACTGCTCAATCCCGCCAGCGAGCTGGAACAGGAACCGAACATGCCGGCGGCCCACCTGGCGACCCTGCTGAACGCCCAAGGTCCCAACATGAACTGCCTGACCGCCTGTGCGGCCAGCAGCCAAGCGGTCGGCGAAGCGACGGAAATGATCCGCCGCGGCGACGCCGATGTGATGCTGGCCGGCGGAACGCACAGCATGATCCACCCCTTCGGCGTGACGGGGTTCAACCTGTTGACCGCGCTGAGCGAAAGCAACGACGAACCCACTAAAGCCAGCCGGCCGTTTGACCGGCTTCGCAACGGCTTTGTGCTCGGTGAGGGGGCGGCGATGGTGATCCTGGAAGACCTCGATCGCGCCAAGGCACGCGGCGCGACGATCTACGGCGAAATCGCCGGCTACGGCACGACCGCGGACGCCTATCGCATCACCGACATCCCCCCCGACGGACACGGCGGGATTGCGGCGATGCGGATGGCCATCGCCGACGCAGGGCTGAAACCCGCCGACATCTGCTATGTCAACGCTCACGGAACCAGCACCACGGTCAACGATAAAGTCGAATCGCTGGCCTGTCATGAAGTTTTTGGAGAGCATGCGGCCAAGGTTCCCGTCAGCAGCACGAAGAGCATGATGGGACACCTGATCGCCGCCGCGGGAGTCACCGAGATGATCGTCTGCCTGCTGGCGATGCGAGATTCGATCCTGCCGCCGACGATCAACTACGAAAACCCCGATCCCGCTTGCGACCTGGACTACGTCCCCAACGAGGCGCGGCCGGCAGACGTGAAGTACGCCCTGAACAACAGCTTCGGCTTTGGGGGGCAGAACGTCACCCTGTGCCTCAGCCGTGACGTCTAG
- a CDS encoding 3-hydroxyacyl-ACP dehydratase FabZ family protein — MRWLWVDRFTEFVSGSHAKGIKNVSLDEEVVDNYCPGFPFLPPTLIIEGMAQLGGILVAEHFLFDKRVVLAKVGRAKFHAPALNGTTLNYEVHLDAVQENGGTVTSISRCDGEIQAEIDLMFAFLEDGYLVDGPLFEPDDLKGMLQIMKFFSVAVDANGNRFPTYEKLNSSSAPRSQHAR; from the coding sequence ATGCGATGGCTATGGGTCGATCGTTTCACCGAGTTTGTCTCGGGCTCCCATGCCAAGGGCATCAAGAACGTCTCCTTGGATGAGGAGGTCGTCGATAATTACTGTCCGGGATTCCCGTTCCTGCCGCCAACCCTGATCATCGAGGGAATGGCGCAGCTGGGCGGGATTCTGGTGGCGGAGCATTTTTTGTTTGACAAACGCGTCGTCCTGGCCAAGGTCGGGCGGGCAAAGTTTCATGCACCAGCGCTCAACGGGACCACGTTGAATTACGAAGTGCACCTGGACGCCGTTCAGGAAAACGGCGGGACCGTCACCAGCATCAGCCGCTGTGACGGGGAGATCCAAGCGGAGATCGATTTGATGTTCGCGTTTCTCGAAGACGGCTATTTGGTCGACGGTCCGTTGTTCGAACCGGACGACCTGAAGGGAATGCTGCAGATCATGAAGTTCTTTTCGGTGGCGGTCGATGCCAACGGAAATCGATTCCCGACCTACGAAAAACTCAATTCGTCATCAGCGCCGAGAAGTCAGCATGCAAGGTGA
- a CDS encoding acyl carrier protein — protein sequence MALTDDEIFAKVQSALEDALGVDDDEVTMEATLVGDLGAESIDFLDIVFKLEKAFDIQIPREELSPEDILTNSQYVQDGVVTADGLAELKKRMPWADLSEFEADPKVQNFGNLLTVGDLCRYVGAKVND from the coding sequence ATGGCTCTGACAGACGACGAAATTTTTGCAAAGGTCCAATCGGCCCTCGAAGACGCGCTGGGCGTGGACGACGACGAGGTCACGATGGAAGCGACCCTGGTCGGCGACCTGGGTGCCGAGTCGATCGACTTTTTGGACATCGTGTTCAAGCTGGAAAAGGCATTTGACATCCAGATCCCTCGCGAGGAACTCTCGCCCGAGGATATCCTGACCAACAGCCAATACGTGCAGGACGGCGTGGTCACCGCCGACGGGCTGGCCGAGCTGAAAAAACGCATGCCCTGGGCCGACTTGAGCGAATTCGAAGCCGACCCCAAGGTGCAAAACTTCGGCAACCTGCTGACCGTCGGTGATCTGTGCCGTTACGTGGGTGCGAAGGTCAACGACTGA
- a CDS encoding 3-hydroxyacyl-ACP dehydratase FabZ family protein, with translation MKYRQLDRIVSLDPGQRIVAERTLRAEEEYLKDHFPRFPVMPGVMMLEALHQAAIWMIRVGDDFASPLVLLREVRNVKFGDFLSPGETLLVTAERVKENDGLITVKATAEKQGRVTVAARLILERSGSNEPAETGTDADVIRRAKKQFKELFGDVSFSPTSTT, from the coding sequence ATGAAGTACCGCCAACTGGACCGAATCGTCAGCCTGGATCCCGGACAACGGATTGTGGCCGAGCGCACGTTGCGGGCGGAGGAAGAATACCTGAAGGACCACTTCCCGCGATTTCCCGTGATGCCCGGCGTGATGATGCTGGAAGCCCTGCATCAGGCTGCGATTTGGATGATCCGTGTCGGCGACGACTTTGCGTCCCCCCTGGTGCTGCTTCGGGAAGTCCGCAATGTGAAGTTCGGCGACTTTCTGTCACCGGGTGAAACATTGTTGGTCACCGCCGAGCGTGTCAAAGAGAATGACGGTTTGATCACCGTCAAAGCGACGGCGGAGAAACAGGGGCGGGTGACCGTCGCGGCGCGGCTGATTTTGGAACGTTCGGGTAGCAACGAGCCGGCGGAGACTGGTACAGACGCGGACGTCATTCGGCGGGCAAAAAAACAATTCAAAGAGTTATTCGGGGACGTTTCGTTCAGCCCCACTTCAACCACCTAG
- a CDS encoding DUF1553 domain-containing protein produces MRTRIPSPPLCTLTSLVIALCWALCWIGPGARVATATEPGSEAFFEQKIRPVLIKHCYECHSADSDEIGGSLWLDSAGAMREGGDSGPAIRPGDADASLLISAIRYESSEMPPDAPLPPAVVDDFIKWIDAGAIDPRKQSPGDAARPATIEIDLEQGRKFWAFRPLTDFRRGLSEDSLESVRQNLIDQGVDDQLAEHGIRPVGPAPPETRLRRLAFDLTGLPPDDSITERWAAAPSKETWSQIVDELLASRAFAQHWARHWMDVARYADSNGSDFNATFHDAWRYRDYLIDSFDGDRPLDEMIRQQVAGDLLPAATDQQRYDNVVATTFLMLGPKMLSERAKQKLTLDVVDEQIDTIGRAFLGMTLGCARCHDHKFDPIPTEDYYALAGIFRSTQTLNGESQKYVSTWNRVELPTTDDHRRSLDEHRSTIASLEKQIKETTQELQAAQRSENNGIIVDDSEATKVGDWTASTYTKGFIGAGYVHDDNANKGKLSIEFRKRLPQDGEYVVRFAYSSNGNRAATVPVTIATADGNEQLIVSERKSSDTPPWHVLGTFTFSADKDAVVTIRNDDTDGYVIADAIAFLPVEQAAQSDESRQLAERIATAQHRLDALKQQLDATKKNAPPPLPVAMAPRDLPTDAIADSPVHIRGEVSNVGEVVPRGFLQVCGPGDASIDSPAGSGRVELAQWLTDPDNPLVARVMVNRVWMHLMGEGIVRTVDNFGTRGERPSHPQLLDALAIDFMRQGWQLKPLIRRIVLSEAYSRSSEFDDPAAASDPENRLLWRAHRKRLTAESIRDTMLHAAGVLTEEERTEPVADKGVLVTKNNAVTKDVASGLDQPVRSVYLPVIRSNVPPLMTALDAADPDLLVGKRPTTNVPGQALVLINSADVAGWAQQAADRIYQSESTWRERLRAAYRICLSRQPSPDDMQMAEHYIGLTDSDDDATTKERFADFVAAIFATTEFRMLD; encoded by the coding sequence ATGCGAACTCGAATCCCCTCGCCACCGCTCTGTACGCTGACGTCACTGGTCATTGCCCTTTGTTGGGCCCTTTGTTGGATCGGGCCTGGAGCGCGGGTCGCGACGGCGACGGAGCCCGGCTCGGAGGCGTTCTTCGAACAAAAAATCCGCCCGGTGCTGATCAAGCACTGCTACGAATGCCATTCCGCCGACTCCGATGAAATCGGCGGTTCACTGTGGCTCGATAGCGCCGGCGCGATGCGCGAAGGCGGCGACAGCGGCCCGGCGATCCGCCCCGGTGACGCCGACGCCAGTCTGCTGATCTCGGCCATCCGGTACGAATCCAGCGAAATGCCCCCCGACGCACCGCTTCCCCCAGCGGTGGTCGACGATTTCATCAAATGGATCGACGCCGGTGCGATCGATCCTCGAAAACAATCCCCCGGCGATGCCGCCCGGCCAGCGACAATCGAAATTGACCTCGAACAGGGACGCAAATTCTGGGCGTTTCGCCCCCTGACCGATTTTCGTCGCGGCCTCTCCGAAGACTCGTTGGAGTCGGTACGCCAGAATCTGATCGACCAAGGTGTCGATGACCAACTGGCAGAGCACGGGATCCGGCCGGTCGGCCCCGCCCCACCCGAAACGCGACTGCGGCGACTGGCATTTGATCTGACCGGATTGCCGCCGGATGATTCCATCACTGAGCGCTGGGCGGCTGCGCCAAGCAAGGAAACCTGGAGCCAGATCGTTGACGAATTGCTGGCCTCACGCGCCTTCGCCCAACATTGGGCGAGACACTGGATGGACGTCGCACGCTACGCCGACAGCAACGGCAGCGATTTCAATGCGACGTTCCACGACGCCTGGCGCTACCGCGACTACCTGATCGATTCCTTCGACGGTGACCGGCCGCTGGACGAAATGATCCGCCAGCAGGTCGCCGGCGACTTGCTGCCCGCCGCGACCGACCAGCAGCGGTATGACAACGTCGTCGCAACCACCTTCCTGATGCTCGGCCCCAAGATGCTCAGCGAACGCGCGAAGCAGAAACTGACTCTGGATGTCGTCGACGAACAGATCGACACCATCGGGCGCGCGTTCTTGGGAATGACGCTCGGATGCGCCCGCTGCCATGACCACAAGTTCGATCCGATCCCGACCGAAGACTACTACGCACTTGCCGGGATCTTTCGCAGCACCCAAACACTGAACGGCGAATCGCAAAAATACGTCAGCACTTGGAATCGGGTCGAATTGCCGACGACCGACGATCACCGGCGGTCACTCGACGAACATCGGTCCACGATCGCATCGCTGGAAAAGCAAATCAAGGAAACGACGCAGGAGTTGCAAGCGGCCCAGCGCAGCGAGAACAACGGCATCATCGTCGACGACAGCGAAGCGACCAAGGTCGGCGACTGGACCGCATCGACCTACACCAAAGGCTTCATCGGCGCGGGATACGTCCACGATGACAACGCCAACAAAGGAAAGCTTTCGATCGAGTTTCGCAAACGGCTTCCACAAGACGGCGAATACGTGGTGCGATTCGCCTACAGCAGCAACGGAAACCGCGCCGCGACCGTCCCGGTCACCATCGCGACGGCCGACGGCAACGAGCAATTGATCGTCAGCGAACGCAAGTCCTCCGACACTCCGCCGTGGCACGTCTTGGGGACGTTCACTTTTTCAGCCGACAAAGACGCGGTGGTGACGATCCGAAACGACGACACGGACGGTTACGTGATCGCCGATGCGATCGCGTTCTTGCCGGTCGAGCAGGCGGCGCAGTCCGACGAATCGCGTCAACTGGCCGAGCGGATCGCCACCGCGCAACATCGGCTTGACGCACTGAAGCAACAACTCGATGCCACCAAGAAGAACGCCCCGCCGCCGCTGCCGGTCGCGATGGCGCCGCGCGATCTGCCGACCGACGCAATCGCCGACAGCCCGGTCCATATCCGCGGCGAAGTGAGCAACGTCGGCGAGGTCGTTCCGCGAGGATTCTTGCAAGTCTGCGGTCCCGGCGACGCTTCGATTGATTCCCCTGCAGGCAGCGGCCGCGTCGAGTTGGCTCAGTGGCTGACCGACCCAGACAACCCGCTGGTCGCACGCGTGATGGTCAACCGAGTTTGGATGCACCTGATGGGTGAAGGCATCGTTCGCACCGTGGACAATTTTGGCACTCGCGGCGAGCGTCCTTCGCACCCGCAACTGCTGGACGCCCTGGCGATCGACTTCATGCGACAGGGCTGGCAGCTGAAGCCGTTGATCCGCCGGATCGTGCTTTCCGAAGCCTACAGTCGCAGCAGCGAATTCGATGACCCAGCGGCTGCGTCGGATCCGGAAAACCGCTTGCTGTGGCGGGCCCATCGCAAACGTCTGACGGCCGAATCGATCCGCGACACGATGTTACACGCTGCCGGCGTGCTGACCGAGGAAGAACGTACGGAACCGGTGGCCGATAAAGGCGTCTTGGTGACCAAGAACAACGCCGTGACCAAGGACGTCGCATCCGGATTGGATCAACCCGTGCGTTCAGTTTATTTGCCCGTGATCCGCAGCAACGTTCCGCCGCTGATGACGGCACTGGACGCCGCCGATCCAGACTTGCTGGTCGGCAAGCGACCGACGACCAACGTCCCCGGTCAAGCGTTGGTGTTGATCAACAGTGCCGATGTCGCTGGCTGGGCACAGCAGGCCGCCGACCGGATTTATCAGTCCGAATCAACCTGGCGGGAACGGCTAAGGGCGGCCTATCGCATTTGTCTCTCGCGGCAACCTTCACCAGACGACATGCAGATGGCCGAGCACTACATCGGCCTTACTGATTCAGACGATGATGCCACAACAAAAGAACGCTTCGCTGACTTCGTTGCGGCGATCTTTGCGACCACCGAATTTCGAATGTTGGATTAA
- a CDS encoding DUF1501 domain-containing protein, with product MKALDPAAEPLVLDRRRLLGRGGFALGSLAVSAMTPIGARAAEAIDLGGGLHPTPRAKRVIFLFMHGGPSHVDTFDYKPRLATDDGKPLPFDLPPNLDAVPKLMKGPWEFARRGQSGLWVSELLPHMATHADSLCVIRSMHTRGQSHGQAVGMINTGSDNLVRPSVGAWISYALGSGHPDLPAHIAIGPATAHGGPRNYGAAFLPAMHQATAIGSNGKPGSGKIPHLTGTVDSNRVDRRMEMLAALNASHLSRSGPDREIEGAIQAVDLARRMRSAAPEVFDLESETAATERAYGIDESATREFGRSCLLARRLAESGVRFITVSSGQVWDQHSNLQKGHEKNALATDKPIAALITDLKQRGLWDDTLIVWGGEFGRTPVVQGSNGRDHNPQGFSCVLSGGGVRGGFAYGATDEFGYYARENRVHMHDLHATMLHLLGIDHTQLTYRYAGRDFRLTDVHGRIVDGIFA from the coding sequence ATGAAAGCACTTGATCCAGCTGCCGAGCCACTTGTCCTCGACCGTCGCCGACTGCTCGGACGCGGCGGGTTCGCTCTCGGGTCTCTGGCCGTTTCGGCAATGACACCGATCGGTGCTCGCGCGGCCGAGGCGATCGACTTGGGTGGCGGGCTGCATCCTACACCGCGGGCCAAGCGGGTGATCTTTCTGTTCATGCACGGCGGGCCCAGCCACGTCGACACGTTCGACTACAAACCACGGCTGGCGACCGATGACGGCAAGCCGTTGCCCTTCGATTTGCCGCCCAATTTGGACGCCGTTCCCAAACTGATGAAGGGGCCTTGGGAGTTCGCGCGCCGTGGTCAATCCGGTTTGTGGGTCAGTGAACTGTTGCCGCACATGGCGACGCACGCCGATTCGCTGTGTGTCATCCGCAGCATGCACACGCGCGGCCAATCGCACGGCCAAGCGGTCGGGATGATCAACACCGGCAGCGACAACCTGGTCCGGCCGAGCGTCGGGGCCTGGATCAGTTATGCGCTCGGCAGTGGCCATCCGGATTTGCCGGCCCACATCGCGATCGGGCCGGCCACGGCACACGGCGGCCCACGTAATTACGGCGCCGCCTTCTTGCCGGCGATGCACCAGGCGACCGCGATCGGCAGCAACGGCAAACCGGGATCCGGAAAGATCCCGCATCTGACCGGCACGGTGGATTCGAATCGAGTGGATCGACGGATGGAGATGCTCGCAGCGCTCAACGCGAGCCACCTGTCGCGGAGCGGCCCGGATCGCGAGATCGAAGGTGCGATTCAGGCGGTCGACCTGGCCCGGCGGATGCGGTCGGCGGCGCCGGAGGTGTTTGATTTGGAATCGGAAACCGCGGCGACCGAGCGGGCGTATGGCATCGACGAAAGTGCGACGCGTGAATTCGGCCGAAGCTGCCTGCTGGCGCGTCGATTGGCCGAAAGCGGCGTGCGATTCATCACCGTGTCCAGCGGCCAGGTTTGGGATCAACACAGCAACCTGCAAAAGGGGCACGAGAAAAACGCGCTGGCGACGGACAAGCCGATCGCCGCGTTGATCACGGATCTCAAGCAGCGCGGGTTGTGGGACGACACGCTGATCGTCTGGGGCGGCGAATTCGGGAGGACGCCGGTCGTTCAGGGATCCAACGGCCGCGATCACAACCCGCAAGGCTTTTCCTGTGTGCTGTCCGGCGGCGGTGTCCGGGGCGGATTCGCGTATGGAGCGACCGATGAATTCGGTTACTACGCCCGCGAAAACCGGGTCCACATGCACGACCTGCACGCCACCATGCTGCACCTGCTGGGGATCGACCACACGCAGCTGACCTATCGCTATGCGGGGCGAGATTTCCGCTTGACCGACGTCCACGGCCGCATCGTCGACGGGATTTTTGCGTAG
- a CDS encoding peptidylprolyl isomerase → MLRTLTALAVLATFLTMTNEASAKSASEAKVTHQVYFDIEINGEPAGRIVMGLFGDDVPKTAENFRALCTGEKGVGKLGKPLYYKGSKFHRVIPEFMLQGGDFTAGNGTGGESIYGEKFADEKFAFRHDEVGLLSMANAGPNTNGSQFFITTVKTPWLDGKHVIFGRVIEGMEVVRRIESLGSSPSGATRLPITIADSGELKDE, encoded by the coding sequence ATGCTACGAACCCTTACCGCATTGGCTGTCCTAGCCACCTTCCTGACCATGACCAACGAAGCATCTGCCAAATCCGCCTCTGAAGCCAAAGTCACCCATCAAGTCTATTTCGACATCGAAATCAACGGTGAGCCCGCGGGCCGAATCGTGATGGGCCTGTTCGGTGACGACGTCCCCAAGACCGCCGAGAACTTTCGTGCTCTTTGCACCGGCGAGAAAGGCGTCGGAAAACTGGGCAAGCCCTTGTATTACAAGGGCAGCAAGTTTCACCGCGTGATTCCCGAGTTCATGCTGCAAGGCGGCGACTTCACCGCCGGGAACGGAACCGGCGGCGAGAGCATTTACGGCGAGAAGTTTGCCGACGAAAAATTCGCGTTCCGGCACGACGAAGTCGGTTTGCTGAGCATGGCCAACGCCGGCCCGAACACCAACGGGTCGCAGTTTTTCATCACCACCGTCAAGACGCCGTGGTTGGACGGCAAGCACGTGATCTTTGGACGCGTGATCGAAGGCATGGAAGTGGTCCGGCGCATCGAATCGCTGGGTTCATCGCCGAGCGGTGCGACACGTCTGCCGATCACGATCGCCGACAGCGGCGAATTGAAGGACGAGTAG
- the fusA gene encoding elongation factor G — MKLEKVRNIGISAHIDSGKTTLSERILFYAGRIHKIEDVRGGGDGATMDHMELEKERGITITSAATSLEWKGYKINLIDTPGHVDFTVEVERSLRVLDGAVLVLCSVGGVQSQSITVDRQMKRYQVPRVAFINKMDRTGANPFRVVQQLRDKLGAEAFLMQYPIGAEDKFEGVVDLIEMKSYRFSGDEGQNVDVGEVPAELMDKCVAQRAHMLEQLSMYNDEMMELLLSEEEVPLEMIYKVTRDAVLGGATPVYMGSAFKNKGVQPLLDAVNRYLPSPLDREIRGVDPADETKKIELKPDPDAPFVGMAFKIVDDEFGQLTFMRIYQGTIEKAGTYINQRTGRKERFSQIVRMHSDKREKIDSASAGDIVAVTGIDAASGDTYGVERDQCTLESMFVPDPVIKIAVTPKNRGDGDKMSKALQRFRKEDPTFRVMTDEETNEILISGMGELHLEVYIERIRREYDVEIEVGAPKVSYRESPTRMIEFNYKHKKQTGGSGQYAHIVGKLSPLDSISEDSFEFEDHVVGGRIPKQYIPAIEKGFRDILNKGPLAEYPVVGTKIDLDDGSFHEVDSSEKAFYTAAQGCFREYFKQAAPKLLEPIMKIEIECPEDFQGTVVGDVIRRRGIMNSNDIVDGVSIIIAEIPLAETFGYSTDLRSMTQGQGTFTMELATYRETPSNVQEEIVEQKRREKEGK, encoded by the coding sequence TTGTTCTACGCTGGTCGAATTCACAAGATCGAAGACGTCCGTGGCGGCGGCGACGGCGCGACGATGGACCACATGGAACTGGAAAAGGAACGTGGGATCACCATCACCAGTGCCGCGACCAGCCTGGAATGGAAGGGCTACAAGATCAACTTGATCGACACCCCCGGCCACGTCGACTTTACCGTCGAAGTCGAACGCTCCCTCCGCGTGCTCGACGGCGCCGTGCTGGTGCTCTGCAGCGTCGGCGGCGTGCAAAGCCAGTCGATCACCGTCGACCGCCAAATGAAACGCTACCAGGTGCCCCGCGTCGCGTTCATCAACAAGATGGACCGCACCGGCGCCAACCCGTTCCGCGTCGTCCAGCAGCTGCGTGACAAACTGGGTGCCGAAGCCTTCTTGATGCAATACCCGATCGGTGCCGAAGACAAGTTCGAAGGCGTCGTCGACCTGATCGAAATGAAGTCCTATCGCTTCTCGGGCGACGAAGGCCAAAACGTCGACGTCGGCGAAGTTCCCGCCGAACTGATGGACAAGTGCGTTGCCCAACGTGCCCACATGCTCGAACAGCTGTCGATGTACAACGACGAGATGATGGAGCTGTTGCTCAGCGAAGAAGAAGTGCCGCTGGAGATGATCTACAAGGTCACCCGCGACGCCGTGCTGGGCGGTGCCACCCCGGTCTACATGGGCAGTGCGTTTAAGAACAAAGGCGTCCAGCCGCTGCTGGATGCCGTCAACCGGTACCTGCCCAGCCCGCTGGATCGTGAAATCCGCGGCGTGGACCCCGCCGATGAAACCAAGAAGATCGAACTGAAACCGGATCCCGACGCTCCGTTCGTCGGCATGGCGTTCAAGATCGTCGACGACGAATTCGGTCAATTGACGTTCATGCGGATCTACCAAGGAACTATCGAAAAAGCGGGCACCTACATCAACCAGCGGACCGGTCGCAAGGAACGCTTCAGCCAGATCGTTCGGATGCACAGCGACAAGCGTGAAAAAATCGATTCGGCCAGCGCCGGCGACATCGTCGCGGTGACCGGGATCGACGCGGCCAGCGGTGACACCTATGGCGTCGAACGTGACCAGTGCACGCTGGAGTCGATGTTCGTCCCCGATCCGGTCATCAAGATCGCGGTCACCCCCAAGAACCGCGGCGACGGCGACAAGATGAGCAAGGCGTTGCAACGGTTCCGCAAAGAGGATCCGACGTTCCGCGTGATGACCGACGAGGAAACCAACGAGATCCTGATCAGCGGCATGGGCGAATTGCACCTGGAGGTCTACATCGAACGGATCCGACGTGAATACGACGTCGAGATCGAAGTCGGTGCGCCGAAGGTCAGCTACCGCGAAAGCCCCACGCGAATGATCGAATTCAACTACAAGCACAAGAAGCAAACCGGTGGTTCGGGCCAATACGCCCACATCGTCGGCAAGCTCAGCCCGCTGGATTCGATCAGCGAAGACAGCTTTGAATTCGAGGATCACGTCGTCGGTGGCCGGATTCCCAAGCAGTACATCCCGGCCATCGAAAAGGGCTTCCGCGATATCCTGAACAAGGGTCCGCTGGCCGAGTATCCGGTCGTGGGCACCAAGATCGACCTGGACGACGGATCGTTCCACGAAGTCGACTCGTCGGAAAAGGCGTTCTACACGGCCGCCCAAGGCTGTTTCCGCGAGTACTTCAAGCAAGCCGCCCCCAAGCTGCTCGAGCCGATCATGAAGATCGAAATCGAATGCCCCGAGGACTTCCAAGGGACCGTCGTCGGTGACGTCATCCGTCGCCGCGGCATCATGAACAGCAACGACATCGTCGACGGGGTCAGCATCATCATCGCCGAGATCCCGCTGGCCGAAACCTTCGGCTACTCGACCGACCTGCGTAGCATGACCCAAGGCCAGGGAACCTTCACTATGGAACTGGCCACCTACCGCGAAACGCCGTCGAACGTCCAAGAAGAAATCGTCGAGCAAAAGCGCCGCGAAAAGGAAGGCAAGTAA